The region TGCACTGTCTTCCATTTGCCGTAGCGTTCAGGAAGATCATGCCAGTGCGCCCCGGATCGTAGAACCCACAAAACACCGTTTACGAACAGCTGGTTATCTCTGCCGCTACGTCCTGGATCTCCAGGCTTGCCCGGCAAAACCCCTTCAATCTTACGCCATTGCGAAACCGTCAATTCATAGCGCTTGGGCATCAAAGCATCTCCAGTTCATCGAATCTGGAAACCTATGAATCACATCTGTACCCAACTTGGGAAGACTGAATGTCGATTGAACCTAACGCAGCTCAAGCTTATTGAGCAGGCGATCCCGGCGGCTGAGCCACCAGCCGAATTCTTCATGCCAGCGCTGGTAAGACAAATCGCCATCCATCTGATCCATGGCGTGATGAGGCCAGTTCGGGTCTGTCAGGACTTCCCGGGCCAGTGCCACCAGATCCGCTGATCCGTTTGAGATGATCTCATTGGCCTTGTCTGGATCCCAGAGGAAACCAACGGCCATGGTAGCGATCTCGGCTTCTGTGCGGACTTTCTCTGCCAGAGGCGCCTGGAAGCCTTGCTCGAGTGGCATCCGGCGCGGGCGCTCCCGTCCGCCAATGCCGCCTGATGAGCAGTCAATCATATCCACCCCGCGCTGCTTCAGCGCTTTGGCGAGAGCCACAGAGTCCTCAAGCTCCCAGCCGCCATCCACCCAGTCGGTGGCAGAAATCCTGAAGATCAGCGGATAATCGTCTGGCCATACCTCGCGAATGGCGGAGGCCACCTCACAGGCCAGCCGGATGCGGTTGTCAAATGAGCCGCCATAAACATCGTTCCGCTGATTGGAGAGCGGCGAGTAGAACTGATGCAACAGGAAGCCATGGGCCGCATAGACTTCGATCACCTTGAACCCGGCCTCTTTCGAACGGCGGGCTGCATCGCGGAAGGCGCGGATGACAGCATTTATATCATCCAGCGTCATGTCTTGGGGTTCTGGCCATCCATCTGCATAGGGCAGGGCGGAAGGGCCTGATGCCTGCCAGGGGGCTTCACCTCGCGTTGTCCGGTCCTCTTCATCGACCGGAGTTTCCCCATGCCAGGGGCGGCGCTCACTGGCCTTGCGACCCGCATGGGCCAGCTGAATGCCCGGGACAGAGCCTTCTGCTTCAAGAAACCGGGTAATGCGTTGTAATCCCTCAATCTGACCGTCGTTCCAAAGCCCGAGATCACCATGTGTCCGGCGGCCATCTTCCGTCACAGCCGTGGCTTCGGCAAAGACCAGACCGGCTCCACCCATGGCAAAGCGACCCAGATGAACCAGATGCCAGTCATTGGCATAGCCGTCTTTGGCCCGGTACTGGCTCATGGGTGAGATGACGACCCGATTGGGAAAGGTGAGACCACGAAGGGTAAACGGAGAGGCCAGAGCAGAGGGAGATGACGACATGGCAGGACACAGCGGGCTTGTTAGCGGATTGAGATTGCAAGCCTATCACCGGTCCGGGCCGCCGCTCATCACATCTCTGTCAGACAGCTCAACAGCCGTTGTCCCCTGTCGCTGTCCAGAAAGCCGGAGCGGGCAATCAGCCAGTAAGCGCGGTCTGAGGAGAGAGGTTCCGGGAACACGGGCACCAGTGCTCCACTGTTGAGCAGATCTCTTATGACACCCGTCCAGCCGAGCGCCACGCCCTGTCCCTGAAGAGCCTGATAGATAGCGAGGCCGTGATTGGTGACAGTGAGGCTTGTATTGATCTGCTCTTGGTTCGGGGCAAAGTGGTCACGCCAGTGCTGCCAGTCGAACCAGCGTCGCTCCGGGTCCTGCAGATGGATAAGCGGTGCCTGTGCGAGCAGTGCCGCGGCATCATGACCTGTCAGGCTGCCAGCAAGGGCAGGTGAGGTGACCGGGACGACCTCCTCTGATATCAGCCGCATGTAATCCAGATCACCTGCCCAGTTGCCGGAACCGAACAGGATGGCGCAATCCACCAGATTGAAATCGACCTCCGCATCAAGCTCCATCGTGGTCACGGTCACGGGGCAGTCGGCAAAGAGATCAGGGTGCTGACCGAGCCGTGGCATGACCCAGTAAGCGGCAAGGCCGGGATAGGTGGCGAGCGTCAGGCCGTGATTTTCGGGCTTGTGGCGCAAGCTGCGGCTGGCATCGGCAATGCGCGAGAGGGCGGGGGCTATAACTTCGAAATAACTGTCAGCGTCAGGCGTTGCCTCAATGCGAGAGCCACGCTTGATAAACAGAACCGTGCCCAGATCCCGCTCCAGCTGCCGGATCTGATGGCTGATGGCCGGTTGGCCCACATTCAGCTGATCCGCCGCCCGGGTATAACTGCGGAGCCGGTAACAGGCTTCAAAGGCGCGCAGGGCTT is a window of Coralliovum pocilloporae DNA encoding:
- a CDS encoding NADH:flavin oxidoreductase/NADH oxidase, which produces MSSSPSALASPFTLRGLTFPNRVVISPMSQYRAKDGYANDWHLVHLGRFAMGGAGLVFAEATAVTEDGRRTHGDLGLWNDGQIEGLQRITRFLEAEGSVPGIQLAHAGRKASERRPWHGETPVDEEDRTTRGEAPWQASGPSALPYADGWPEPQDMTLDDINAVIRAFRDAARRSKEAGFKVIEVYAAHGFLLHQFYSPLSNQRNDVYGGSFDNRIRLACEVASAIREVWPDDYPLIFRISATDWVDGGWELEDSVALAKALKQRGVDMIDCSSGGIGGRERPRRMPLEQGFQAPLAEKVRTEAEIATMAVGFLWDPDKANEIISNGSADLVALAREVLTDPNWPHHAMDQMDGDLSYQRWHEEFGWWLSRRDRLLNKLELR
- a CDS encoding LysR substrate-binding domain-containing protein — encoded protein: MRDLPPLKALRAFEACYRLRSYTRAADQLNVGQPAISHQIRQLERDLGTVLFIKRGSRIEATPDADSYFEVIAPALSRIADASRSLRHKPENHGLTLATYPGLAAYWVMPRLGQHPDLFADCPVTVTTMELDAEVDFNLVDCAILFGSGNWAGDLDYMRLISEEVVPVTSPALAGSLTGHDAAALLAQAPLIHLQDPERRWFDWQHWRDHFAPNQEQINTSLTVTNHGLAIYQALQGQGVALGWTGVIRDLLNSGALVPVFPEPLSSDRAYWLIARSGFLDSDRGQRLLSCLTEM